In Streptomyces showdoensis, the following proteins share a genomic window:
- a CDS encoding polysaccharide deacetylase family protein → MGEKRKYTTHIAVVASAIGLSLAAWGAAALTDPETAAGAGAAPGTHAPVGGDKGTGTGPAQVRPEKVPESIAHAAEAGGSAVNITIDDGPDPRWTPRILDILKENDVKAVFCMVGPNAREHPQLVRRIVAEGHKLCDHTMDHDTSMDKKSVAYQKRQILDAKKLIEDAAGGAKVEYYRAPGGAFTPDSRRIAAAAGMRPLGWNVDTKDFERPGTASIVRTVKHELSNGPTILFHDGGGDRAQTVAALDQVLPWLKEQGRTFSFPVRTTP, encoded by the coding sequence ATGGGAGAGAAGCGCAAGTACACCACGCACATAGCCGTGGTGGCGTCGGCGATAGGTCTGAGCCTGGCGGCATGGGGCGCGGCCGCGCTGACGGATCCGGAGACCGCGGCGGGAGCCGGCGCCGCTCCGGGCACGCACGCACCCGTGGGAGGGGACAAGGGGACGGGCACGGGACCCGCCCAGGTACGGCCGGAGAAGGTCCCCGAGAGCATCGCGCACGCCGCCGAGGCGGGCGGCTCGGCCGTCAACATCACGATCGACGACGGCCCCGACCCGCGATGGACGCCCAGGATCCTGGACATCCTCAAGGAGAACGACGTCAAGGCCGTGTTCTGCATGGTCGGACCGAACGCCCGGGAACACCCGCAGCTCGTCAGGCGGATCGTCGCCGAGGGCCACAAGCTCTGCGACCACACCATGGACCACGACACCTCGATGGACAAGAAGTCCGTCGCGTACCAGAAGCGCCAGATCCTGGACGCGAAGAAGCTGATCGAGGACGCGGCCGGCGGCGCGAAGGTCGAGTACTACCGTGCCCCGGGCGGCGCCTTCACCCCGGACAGCCGGCGCATCGCCGCCGCGGCCGGCATGCGCCCGCTCGGCTGGAACGTCGACACCAAGGACTTCGAGCGGCCCGGCACCGCCTCGATCGTCCGCACGGTCAAGCACGAGCTGTCCAACGGCCCGACGATCCTCTTCCACGACGGCGGCGGCGACCGCGCTCAGACGGTCGCGGCCCTGGACCAGGTCCTGCCGTGGCTCAAGGAGCAGGGCCGCACCTTCAGCTTCCCCGTACGGACCACCCCGTGA
- a CDS encoding EF-hand domain-containing protein, whose translation MSDKARILFDALDLDQDGALTRAEVIGALRAKGPTLAARGVIPVWGVGDDDAASALFDQADQNGDRVLSFEEFAALVDRRFGW comes from the coding sequence ATGAGCGACAAGGCTCGGATCCTCTTCGACGCGCTCGACCTCGACCAGGACGGCGCCCTCACGCGTGCCGAGGTCATCGGCGCCCTGCGCGCCAAGGGACCGACGCTCGCCGCCCGGGGGGTGATCCCGGTCTGGGGCGTGGGGGACGACGACGCCGCGTCCGCGCTGTTCGACCAGGCCGACCAGAACGGCGACCGGGTGCTCAGCTTCGAGGAGTTCGCCGCCCTGGTCGACCGCCGCTTCGGCTGGTGA
- the recQ gene encoding DNA helicase RecQ: protein MALTDASTETSDALRVLHRVFGYGSFRGEQEEIIEQVVAGGDALVLMPTGGGKSLCYQIPALVREGTGVVISPLIALMQDQVDALTALGVRAGFLNSTQDGYQRQEVERAFLADELDILYLAPERLRTEGMQRLLDRGKVSLFAIDEAHCVAQWGHDFRPDYLALSMLHERWPKVPRIALTATATEATHAEIAGRLGLQEARHFVASFDRPNIQYRIVPKNSAMKQVLELIRTEHEGDAGVVYCLSRSSVEKTAAFLVENGVDAVPYHAGMDAATRAANQSRFLREDGVVVVATIAFGMGIDKPDVRFVAHLDLPKSVEGYYQETGRAGRDGAPATAWLAYGLQDVVQQRKLIDGSEGDDAHRRSLAAHLDSMLALCETVDCRRVRLLAYFGQKAEPCGNCDTCLTPAESWDGTVAAQKLLSTVWRLAKERRQKFGAGQIIDILQGKKTAKVIQFDHDALSVFGVGADLTTAEWRGVVRQLLAQGLLAVEGDYGTLVLTDGSGEVLGGRRTVPMRKEKAPAAAPRKESGSRSGKGARVPVDLPAAAVPVFEALRAWRAAAAREQGVPAYVVFHDATLREIATRLPTTVDELGTVGGVGEAKLTKYGQGVLDALAEHTGAEPGPSAAAVQPAAPAPAPAVAPAGGGARAARPAPRHDGPVFDPDEEPPFDEEEIDPPWDDWR, encoded by the coding sequence ATGGCCCTCACCGACGCTTCCACCGAGACCTCCGACGCCCTGCGGGTGCTGCACCGCGTCTTCGGTTACGGCTCCTTCCGCGGCGAGCAGGAAGAGATCATCGAGCAGGTCGTCGCAGGCGGCGACGCCCTCGTGCTGATGCCGACCGGCGGCGGCAAGTCGCTCTGCTACCAGATCCCGGCGCTCGTCAGAGAGGGCACCGGCGTCGTCATCTCGCCGCTCATCGCGCTGATGCAGGACCAGGTGGACGCGCTCACCGCGCTCGGCGTCCGGGCCGGCTTCCTCAACTCGACGCAGGACGGGTACCAGCGGCAGGAGGTCGAGCGGGCCTTCCTCGCCGACGAGCTGGACATCCTCTACCTGGCGCCCGAGCGGCTGCGTACCGAGGGCATGCAGCGGCTGCTCGACCGGGGCAAGGTCTCGCTCTTCGCGATCGACGAGGCGCACTGCGTCGCCCAGTGGGGCCACGACTTCCGGCCCGACTACCTCGCGCTGTCCATGCTCCACGAGCGCTGGCCCAAGGTGCCGCGGATCGCGCTGACGGCGACGGCCACCGAGGCCACCCACGCCGAGATCGCCGGCCGGCTCGGGCTGCAGGAGGCCCGGCACTTCGTCGCCAGCTTCGACCGGCCGAACATCCAGTACCGCATCGTCCCGAAGAACAGCGCGATGAAGCAGGTGCTGGAGCTCATCCGCACCGAGCACGAAGGGGACGCCGGAGTCGTCTACTGCCTGTCCCGGTCCTCGGTGGAGAAGACCGCCGCCTTCCTCGTGGAGAACGGGGTCGACGCCGTGCCCTACCACGCGGGCATGGACGCGGCCACGCGCGCCGCGAACCAGTCGCGCTTCCTCCGCGAGGACGGCGTCGTCGTGGTGGCCACGATCGCCTTCGGGATGGGCATCGACAAGCCCGACGTGCGCTTCGTGGCCCACCTCGACCTGCCCAAGTCCGTCGAGGGCTACTACCAGGAGACCGGCCGCGCCGGCCGCGACGGGGCCCCGGCCACGGCCTGGCTGGCCTACGGACTGCAGGACGTCGTGCAGCAGCGCAAGCTCATCGACGGCTCCGAGGGCGACGACGCCCACCGCCGTTCCCTCGCGGCGCACCTGGACTCCATGCTCGCGCTCTGCGAGACCGTCGACTGCCGCCGGGTCCGGCTCCTCGCGTACTTCGGCCAGAAGGCCGAGCCGTGCGGCAACTGCGACACCTGCCTGACGCCCGCCGAGTCCTGGGACGGCACGGTCGCCGCGCAGAAGCTGCTGTCCACCGTGTGGCGACTGGCCAAGGAGCGGCGCCAGAAGTTCGGCGCCGGCCAGATCATCGACATCCTCCAGGGCAAGAAGACGGCCAAGGTCATCCAGTTCGACCACGACGCGCTCTCCGTGTTCGGCGTCGGCGCGGACCTGACCACGGCGGAGTGGCGGGGCGTCGTGCGCCAGCTCCTGGCCCAGGGGCTGCTCGCGGTCGAGGGGGACTACGGGACGCTCGTCCTCACGGACGGCAGCGGCGAGGTGCTCGGCGGGCGCCGCACCGTCCCGATGCGCAAGGAGAAGGCCCCGGCCGCCGCGCCCCGCAAGGAGTCGGGTTCCCGCTCCGGCAAGGGCGCCCGCGTGCCGGTCGACCTCCCGGCCGCTGCCGTGCCCGTCTTCGAGGCGCTCCGCGCCTGGCGGGCCGCGGCCGCCCGCGAGCAGGGCGTCCCGGCGTACGTCGTCTTCCACGACGCGACGCTGCGGGAGATCGCGACCCGGCTGCCCACCACGGTCGACGAGCTGGGGACGGTCGGCGGCGTAGGCGAGGCCAAGCTCACCAAGTACGGCCAGGGCGTCCTCGACGCGCTCGCGGAGCACACCGGCGCCGAGCCCGGCCCGTCCGCCGCCGCGGTCCAGCCGGCCGCCCCCGCCCCGGCCCCTGCCGTCGCCCCCGCGGGCGGCGGCGCGCGGGCGGCCCGCCCGGCGCCTCGGCACGACGGGCCGGTCTTCGACCCGGACGAGGAGCCCCCGTTCGACGAGGAGGAGATCGACCCGCCCTGGGACGACTGGCGGTAG
- a CDS encoding SRPBCC family protein: MERQWRLEESTVVDAPPASVYRLVSELRNMGRWSPECRSVRVLSRGPVRAGTRFVGLNRRGPFVWFTVGRVVRAQQDQAFTFDVGVFGLPIARWGYRFEPEGSGTRVTESWQDLRTGGARGKVAELLGTVFAGTNPDRRIAVNRAGMRATLAAIAGTATLGRTGS, translated from the coding sequence ATGGAACGGCAGTGGAGACTGGAGGAGAGCACGGTCGTCGACGCGCCTCCGGCGTCCGTCTACCGGCTCGTGTCGGAGCTGCGGAACATGGGGCGGTGGAGCCCGGAGTGCCGGTCGGTGCGGGTGCTGTCGCGCGGGCCGGTGCGGGCCGGGACGCGCTTCGTCGGCCTCAACCGGCGCGGACCCTTCGTCTGGTTCACGGTGGGCCGGGTGGTCCGGGCCCAGCAGGACCAGGCGTTCACCTTCGACGTCGGCGTCTTCGGGCTGCCGATCGCCCGCTGGGGCTACCGGTTCGAGCCCGAGGGCTCGGGCACCCGGGTCACCGAGTCCTGGCAGGACCTGCGGACCGGCGGGGCCCGCGGCAAGGTCGCCGAACTCCTCGGCACGGTCTTCGCGGGCACGAACCCGGACCGCCGGATCGCCGTCAACCGGGCCGGGATGCGCGCCACCCTGGCCGCGATCGCGGGGACCGCGACCCTGGGCCGTACGGGGTCGTAG
- a CDS encoding VOC family protein, whose protein sequence is MITTDFSPGSPCWLDLGAPDVPAAAAFYGAVFGWEYESMDGDEGGGGAEGTDAGSGADSGAENTGTTEDFEGGMFRKDGRIVAGLGSLTEEGARSAWMIYYSVDDADATTEAVVQGGGTVRVPPRDLDEWGRMAQYSDPLGGQFAVWQPGSNKGAELVDEPGSLSWTELYTSDAAAAREFYASVLGWWYSDMEMPGGEGTYTLITPSGLPAERMHGGLLELSPDDLALAGGRPYWHPVFAVTDCDATAAAVTANGGSVQMGPADVPGVGRLAVCLDPANADFVVLAPEANG, encoded by the coding sequence GTGATCACCACCGACTTCTCCCCCGGCTCCCCCTGCTGGCTCGACCTCGGCGCGCCCGACGTCCCGGCCGCCGCGGCCTTCTACGGGGCCGTGTTCGGCTGGGAGTACGAGTCGATGGACGGGGACGAGGGCGGCGGGGGCGCTGAGGGTACGGACGCCGGCTCGGGCGCCGACTCGGGCGCCGAGAACACCGGGACCACCGAGGACTTCGAGGGCGGCATGTTCCGGAAGGACGGCAGGATCGTCGCCGGGCTCGGCAGCCTCACGGAGGAGGGGGCGCGTTCGGCCTGGATGATCTACTACAGCGTCGACGACGCCGATGCCACGACGGAGGCGGTCGTACAGGGCGGGGGCACCGTCCGGGTGCCGCCCCGGGACCTCGACGAGTGGGGCCGGATGGCCCAGTACAGCGACCCCCTGGGCGGCCAGTTCGCCGTCTGGCAGCCGGGGTCGAACAAGGGCGCCGAACTGGTGGACGAGCCGGGCTCGCTGTCCTGGACCGAGCTGTACACGAGCGACGCCGCGGCGGCCAGGGAGTTCTACGCGAGCGTCCTCGGCTGGTGGTACAGCGACATGGAGATGCCGGGCGGCGAGGGCACGTACACCCTGATCACGCCCTCCGGTCTCCCGGCCGAGCGCATGCACGGCGGGCTCCTGGAGCTCTCCCCGGACGACCTCGCGCTCGCGGGCGGACGGCCGTACTGGCACCCGGTCTTCGCCGTGACGGACTGCGACGCCACGGCCGCCGCGGTCACCGCGAACGGCGGCAGCGTCCAGATGGGTCCGGCCGACGTGCCGGGGGTGGGCAGGCTGGCGGTCTGTCTCGACCCGGCCAACGCGGACTTCGTCGTCCTGGCCCCGGAGGCGAACGGCTGA
- a CDS encoding glycosyl hydrolase family 8, which produces MSQAHQHRSAHSSHRWRRPLAGLAVAATALTGVTALGGPAAGADAPALISSGRPTTASSVEGSGFDAGRAVDGNTGTRWASQEGTDPQWIRIDLGAGRTISRVKLNWEAAYGKTYRIQTSDDGSAWTDVYSTTAGDGGTDDLTVNGTGRYIRLYGTARGTAYGYSLWEFEVYGTGTGGPGPGPGPGPGVPFGSHTRPYVAGTLRPSGTQAALDQKVIDYYAKWKAAFLRQNCGNGWYQVISPDADHPYVGEAQGYGMVIAATMAGADPDAKKIFDGLTKWMIDHPSSVNRDLLAAEQDASCKSVDGSDGATDGDMDVAYGLLLADRQWGSSGTYDYKALALKHIAAIKKDELNPSTNLLKLGDWSGQGDEHYYVTRTSDWMVDHFRAFRAASGDAAWDTVRTAHQNQIANLQSKYAPNTGLLPDFVVNTNSTPKPAPGKVLEDPNDGAYWWNACRTPWRIADDAVTSGDAKSLAAARKLNSWIKGKTGGDPNKIGVGYRLDGSQISSGSEAAYFAPFALAAMTDPGSQAWLDALWNKMVATPVDTSSYFSASIQLQVMITASGNHWVP; this is translated from the coding sequence ATGTCACAGGCACATCAGCACCGTTCCGCGCACTCCTCCCACCGATGGCGCCGCCCCCTCGCGGGCCTCGCCGTCGCCGCCACCGCCCTCACCGGGGTCACCGCCCTCGGCGGCCCGGCCGCCGGCGCGGACGCCCCGGCCCTGATCTCGTCGGGCCGCCCCACCACCGCCTCCTCCGTCGAGGGCTCCGGATTCGACGCCGGGCGCGCGGTGGACGGCAACACCGGTACGCGGTGGGCCAGTCAGGAGGGCACGGACCCGCAGTGGATCCGCATCGACCTGGGCGCCGGCCGCACGATCTCCCGGGTGAAGCTCAACTGGGAGGCCGCGTACGGCAAGACGTACCGGATCCAGACCTCCGACGACGGCTCCGCCTGGACGGACGTCTACTCCACCACTGCGGGCGACGGCGGCACCGACGACCTGACGGTCAACGGAACGGGACGCTACATCCGCCTGTACGGCACCGCGCGCGGCACCGCGTACGGGTACTCCCTGTGGGAGTTCGAGGTCTACGGCACCGGGACGGGCGGTCCCGGCCCCGGCCCCGGCCCCGGCCCCGGCGTGCCGTTCGGCAGCCATACCCGGCCGTACGTCGCCGGGACGCTGAGGCCGAGCGGCACGCAGGCCGCGCTCGACCAGAAGGTGATCGACTACTACGCCAAGTGGAAGGCCGCCTTCCTCCGGCAGAACTGCGGCAACGGCTGGTACCAGGTGATATCGCCGGACGCCGACCACCCCTACGTCGGCGAGGCGCAGGGCTACGGGATGGTCATCGCGGCGACCATGGCCGGCGCGGACCCCGACGCGAAGAAGATCTTCGACGGCCTGACGAAGTGGATGATCGACCATCCCTCCTCCGTCAACCGGGACCTGCTCGCCGCCGAACAGGACGCCTCCTGCAAGAGCGTCGACGGGAGCGACGGGGCCACCGACGGCGACATGGACGTCGCCTACGGCCTGCTGCTGGCGGACCGGCAGTGGGGCAGCTCGGGGACGTACGACTACAAGGCGCTGGCCCTCAAGCACATCGCCGCGATCAAGAAGGACGAGCTCAACCCCTCGACCAACCTGCTGAAGCTGGGCGACTGGAGCGGCCAGGGCGACGAGCACTACTACGTCACCCGCACCTCGGACTGGATGGTCGACCACTTCCGCGCCTTCCGCGCGGCGAGCGGCGACGCCGCCTGGGACACCGTCCGCACCGCCCACCAGAACCAGATCGCGAACCTGCAGAGCAAGTACGCGCCGAACACCGGCCTGCTGCCCGACTTCGTCGTCAACACCAACAGCACGCCGAAGCCGGCCCCGGGCAAGGTCCTGGAGGACCCGAACGACGGCGCGTACTGGTGGAACGCCTGCCGCACCCCGTGGCGCATCGCCGACGACGCGGTGACCAGCGGCGACGCCAAGTCGCTCGCGGCGGCGCGCAAGCTCAACAGCTGGATCAAGGGCAAGACCGGCGGCGACCCGAACAAGATCGGCGTCGGGTACAGGCTCGACGGGAGCCAGATCTCCTCGGGCAGCGAGGCGGCCTACTTCGCCCCGTTCGCGCTGGCCGCGATGACCGACCCGGGCAGCCAGGCCTGGCTCGACGCGCTGTGGAACAAGATGGTGGCGACGCCGGTCGACACCAGCAGTTACTTCTCGGCGAGCATCCAGCTCCAGGTCATGATCACGGCGTCCGGCAACCACTGGGTCCCGTAG
- a CDS encoding MMPL family transporter has product MATFLSRLGRFAFRRRGLVVLLWLLALVGTGFAASSAPPPPADTFSMPGTESQKAFDLLQERFPAARADGAAARVVIRAPGAERLTSPERRAQVEALVADLARAPQVAAVADPFTTHAVSSDRTTGYAYVTYQASATELTDAAHDGLARAMERARGAGLTVEAGGDAVKIEQAMSGTGEKLGILVSAVVLLLTFGSLVAAGMPLLTAVIGVGIGIGAITALGSTLGLSSTASTLAMMIGLAVGIDYALFIVSRYRSEIAEGRERAEAAARSVGTAGSAVVFAGLTVVIALSGLAVVNVPMLTKMGLTAAGTVAVAVLVALTLVPALLGFAPVRVLARRDRKQYTGKPLSERQQRRAARRAARTKPHLGARWAGLVLRHPVAVLLVGVLGLGAVAVPAASLELGLPGEGTMAPDTTQRKAYDLLSDSFGPGFNGPLTVTVQAKDAKAAAERVRTALEGFPGVATVSPVTANPGGDTALVTVVPATGPTEARTEELVRSLRTAAGGLETRTGATEILVAGQTAMFIDFSRTLDDALLPYLALVVGLAFLLLMLVFRSVLVPLKAALGFLLSVGAALGAVVAVFQWGWLAELFGVDHPGPVMSTLPIFMIGVVFGLAMDYEVFLVSRMREAYVHGARPGEAVVTGFRYGGRVVGAAAVIMAGVFSGFVLEENDFVKMIGFGLAAAVLFDAFVVRMAIVPALFALLGRSAWWLPRWLDRLLPDLDVEGERPARAEGAVPADAARERHPVG; this is encoded by the coding sequence GTGGCTACCTTCCTCTCCCGGCTCGGCCGCTTCGCCTTCCGAAGGCGGGGCCTGGTCGTCCTCCTGTGGCTCCTCGCCCTGGTCGGCACGGGCTTCGCCGCCTCCTCCGCCCCGCCCCCTCCCGCCGACACCTTCTCGATGCCGGGGACGGAGTCCCAGAAGGCCTTCGACCTGCTCCAGGAGAGGTTCCCGGCGGCCCGCGCCGACGGCGCCGCCGCCCGGGTCGTCATCCGCGCCCCCGGCGCCGAGCGGCTCACCTCCCCCGAGCGCCGAGCACAGGTCGAGGCGCTCGTCGCCGACCTGGCCCGGGCACCGCAAGTGGCCGCCGTGGCAGACCCGTTCACGACGCACGCGGTCAGCTCCGACCGTACGACCGGCTACGCGTACGTCACGTACCAGGCGTCCGCGACCGAGCTCACCGACGCGGCGCACGACGGTCTCGCCCGGGCGATGGAGCGGGCCCGCGGGGCCGGGCTCACCGTCGAGGCCGGCGGGGACGCCGTCAAGATCGAGCAGGCGATGAGCGGTACGGGCGAGAAGCTCGGCATCCTCGTCTCGGCCGTGGTCCTGCTGCTCACCTTCGGTTCGCTGGTGGCCGCCGGCATGCCGCTGCTGACGGCGGTCATCGGGGTGGGCATCGGCATCGGCGCCATCACGGCGCTCGGCAGCACCCTCGGCCTGTCGTCCACGGCCTCGACGCTCGCGATGATGATCGGCCTCGCGGTCGGCATCGACTACGCGCTGTTCATCGTCTCCCGCTACCGCTCCGAGATCGCCGAGGGGCGGGAGCGCGCCGAGGCCGCGGCCCGCTCCGTGGGCACCGCCGGTTCGGCCGTCGTCTTCGCCGGGCTCACCGTGGTCATCGCCCTGTCCGGGCTCGCGGTGGTGAACGTCCCGATGCTCACGAAGATGGGTCTGACCGCGGCCGGGACCGTCGCCGTGGCCGTCCTCGTCGCCCTCACCCTCGTCCCCGCCCTCCTCGGCTTCGCCCCCGTCCGGGTGCTCGCCCGCCGGGACCGCAAGCAGTACACCGGCAAGCCGCTGTCGGAGCGTCAGCAGCGCCGGGCCGCCCGGCGCGCGGCCCGCACCAAGCCCCACCTGGGCGCCCGCTGGGCCGGACTCGTGCTGCGTCACCCGGTCGCCGTGCTGCTGGTCGGCGTCCTCGGCCTCGGCGCCGTCGCCGTACCGGCGGCGAGCCTCGAACTGGGGCTGCCGGGCGAGGGCACCATGGCCCCGGACACCACCCAGCGCAAGGCGTACGACCTGTTGTCGGACTCCTTCGGCCCCGGCTTCAACGGCCCGCTCACGGTCACCGTCCAGGCGAAGGACGCGAAGGCGGCGGCGGAGCGGGTGCGCACGGCCCTGGAAGGGTTCCCCGGCGTCGCGACCGTCTCCCCCGTGACGGCGAACCCGGGCGGTGACACGGCGCTGGTGACCGTCGTCCCCGCGACGGGGCCGACCGAGGCCAGGACCGAGGAGCTGGTGCGCTCCCTGCGCACGGCGGCCGGGGGCCTGGAGACCCGGACGGGCGCCACGGAGATCCTGGTCGCGGGCCAGACCGCGATGTTCATCGACTTCTCCCGGACCCTCGACGACGCGCTGCTGCCCTACCTCGCGCTGGTGGTCGGCCTGGCCTTCCTGCTGCTGATGCTGGTCTTCCGCTCCGTGCTCGTCCCGCTCAAGGCGGCCCTGGGCTTCCTGCTGTCGGTGGGCGCGGCCCTCGGCGCCGTCGTGGCCGTCTTCCAGTGGGGCTGGCTCGCCGAGCTGTTCGGCGTCGACCACCCCGGCCCGGTGATGAGCACCCTGCCGATCTTCATGATCGGTGTGGTCTTCGGGCTGGCGATGGACTACGAGGTCTTCCTGGTGTCCCGGATGCGCGAGGCGTACGTCCACGGCGCCCGGCCGGGCGAGGCCGTCGTCACCGGCTTCCGGTACGGCGGCCGGGTCGTCGGCGCCGCCGCGGTCATCATGGCCGGCGTCTTCTCCGGCTTCGTCCTGGAGGAGAACGACTTCGTCAAGATGATCGGCTTCGGTCTCGCCGCCGCCGTCCTCTTCGACGCCTTCGTGGTCCGGATGGCGATCGTGCCGGCCCTCTTCGCCCTGCTCGGCAGGTCCGCGTGGTGGCTGCCCCGCTGGCTCGACCGGCTCCTGCCGGACCTCGACGTCGAGGGCGAGCGGCCGGCCCGGGCCGAGGGGGCCGTGCCGGCGGACGCCGCGCGGGAGCGGCACCCGGTGGGCTGA
- a CDS encoding ABC transporter permease, which yields MSTLSYAVSDSLTMLRRNLKHAQRYPSMTVSTVIMPVMMLLLFNYAFGGAIGAGISGAGGGAYIDYVAPGIILMAATAGAVATAVGVCVDMTEGIVNRFRTMSISRAAFLTGHVVGSVIQTLIAVALVIGVALAIGFRPNASPVEWLAVIGMLTLLVLALTWLAAGMGLVAKTPESASNAPLPLTFLPFLGSAIVPTDSMPTGLRWFAEYQPFTPVIETLRGLLMGTGIGNSGYLALAWCLGLSLAGYLWARSAFGRTAKR from the coding sequence ATGAGCACCCTCAGCTACGCCGTCAGCGACTCCCTGACCATGCTGCGGCGGAACCTCAAACACGCGCAGCGCTATCCGTCGATGACCGTCTCCACCGTCATCATGCCCGTGATGATGCTGCTGCTGTTCAACTACGCCTTCGGCGGCGCCATCGGCGCCGGGATCTCCGGCGCCGGAGGCGGCGCGTACATCGACTACGTCGCGCCCGGCATCATCCTCATGGCCGCGACCGCCGGCGCGGTCGCCACGGCGGTCGGCGTCTGCGTCGACATGACCGAGGGGATCGTCAACCGCTTCCGCACCATGTCGATATCCCGCGCCGCGTTCCTCACCGGGCACGTCGTCGGCAGCGTGATCCAGACCCTGATCGCCGTCGCCCTGGTCATCGGGGTCGCCCTCGCCATCGGCTTCCGGCCCAACGCCTCTCCCGTCGAATGGCTCGCCGTCATCGGCATGCTGACCCTGCTCGTCCTCGCCCTCACCTGGCTCGCCGCCGGCATGGGCCTGGTGGCGAAGACCCCCGAGTCGGCCAGCAACGCACCCCTGCCGCTGACCTTCCTGCCCTTCCTGGGCAGCGCCATCGTCCCGACCGACTCCATGCCGACCGGGCTGCGCTGGTTCGCCGAGTACCAGCCCTTCACCCCCGTCATCGAGACCCTGCGCGGGCTCCTCATGGGCACCGGGATCGGCAACAGCGGCTACCTCGCCCTCGCCTGGTGCCTCGGCCTCAGCCTCGCCGGCTACCTCTGGGCCCGCTCCGCCTTCGGCCGCACGGCCAAGCGCTGA
- a CDS encoding ATP-binding cassette domain-containing protein: protein MTATTTGRAATTAPPAISAHGLHKSYGDKIVLAGIDLSIPEGTVFALLGPNGAGKTTTVEILSTLVEPDAGRARVAGHDLAERPEGVRSAIGVTGQFAAVDNLLTAEENLLLMADLRHLPRPEGRRRAAGLLERFELTEAARKPVSTLSGGMRRKLDLAMTLVGDPRIIFLDEPTTGLDPRSRRTMWEIIRGLVTEQGVTLFLTTQYLEEADQLADRIAVLDRGRLVAEGTPDELKRLIPGGHIRLGFAGLAELDAAARHFGAAARDPEELTLRVPSDGGIPTLRAVLDVLDGAGLRAESLTVHTPDLDDVFLTLTGHGTPDSTTEMAR, encoded by the coding sequence ATGACCGCGACCACCACCGGCCGGGCCGCCACCACGGCCCCGCCCGCCATCTCCGCCCACGGTCTGCACAAGTCGTACGGCGACAAGATCGTCCTGGCCGGCATCGACCTCAGCATCCCCGAGGGCACGGTCTTCGCCCTCCTCGGCCCCAACGGGGCCGGCAAGACCACCACCGTCGAGATCCTCTCGACCCTCGTCGAACCCGACGCCGGGCGGGCCCGCGTCGCAGGACACGACCTCGCCGAGCGGCCCGAGGGCGTTCGCTCCGCGATCGGCGTCACCGGCCAGTTCGCCGCCGTCGACAACCTCCTGACCGCCGAGGAGAACCTGCTCCTGATGGCGGACCTGCGGCACCTGCCCCGGCCCGAGGGCCGCCGCCGGGCCGCCGGTCTCCTGGAGCGGTTCGAACTCACCGAGGCCGCCCGCAAGCCGGTCTCCACCCTCTCCGGCGGCATGCGCCGCAAGCTCGACCTCGCGATGACCCTGGTCGGCGACCCGCGGATCATCTTCCTCGACGAACCGACCACGGGTCTCGACCCCCGCAGCCGCCGCACCATGTGGGAGATCATCCGCGGGCTCGTCACCGAGCAGGGCGTCACCCTCTTCCTCACCACCCAGTACCTGGAGGAGGCCGACCAGCTCGCCGACCGCATCGCCGTCCTCGACCGGGGCCGACTGGTCGCCGAGGGCACCCCCGACGAGCTCAAGCGGCTGATCCCCGGCGGCCACATCCGGCTCGGCTTCGCCGGACTCGCGGAACTCGACGCCGCCGCCCGCCACTTCGGCGCCGCGGCCCGCGACCCCGAGGAACTCACCCTCCGCGTCCCCAGCGACGGCGGCATACCGACCCTGCGGGCCGTCCTCGACGTCCTCGACGGCGCCGGGCTGCGGGCCGAGTCGCTCACCGTGCACACGCCCGACCTCGACGACGTGTTCCTGACCCTCACCGGTCACGGGACGCCCGACTCCACGACGGAGATGGCCCGATGA